GCGCTCGTCGTCGCCGGTCTTGCGGCGATGGTGCTGGGCTTTGTCACCAGCTTCCTCGTCATCCGCGGCGTCGACCTGACCCGGCTCATGGTGACGCTCGGCATCGCACTGCTGCTTGAAGCGCTCGCCGAGCGCTTCTCCAACATCACCGGCGGCACTGACGGCCTGCAAGGCATCGAGATGCAGCCGATCTTCGGAACGTTTGCCTTCGACATGTTCGGCAAGACCGGGTTCTTCTATTCGCTCGCCGTCCTGTTCGTCCTGTTCCTGCTCGCGCGCCGCATCGTGCATTCGCCGTTCGGCCTGTCGCTGCGCGCCATCAAGAACAATCCGCTGCGCGCCGCCGCCATCGGCATTCCCGTGAACCGCCGCCTGATCGCGGTCTATACGCTTGCCGCATTCTATGCGGGGATTGCGGGTGCGTTGTTCACCCAGACCACGGCGATCGCCTCGCTCGACGTGTTCGCTTTCGAGCGCTCCGCCGACCTCATGCTGGTGCTCGTCATCGGCGGCACCGGCTATCTCTATGGCGGTCTGATCGGCGCGGTCGTGTTCCGCATGCTCCAGGAATGGTTTTCCACCATCACCCCGCAATACTGGCAGTTCTGGATCGGCCTCGTGCTGGTCGTGATTGTGCTGGTCGGCCGCCAGCG
This genomic interval from Bradyrhizobium sp. CB82 contains the following:
- a CDS encoding branched-chain amino acid ABC transporter permease, whose translation is MSTASDVGYHAQRHARWHYGEVAFWLLVLACGFVFPSRYLIMTDIVRLALFAMSLDLILGYAGIVSLGHAAFFGVGAYGAGLLALHGIINEPVIALVVAGLAAMVLGFVTSFLVIRGVDLTRLMVTLGIALLLEALAERFSNITGGTDGLQGIEMQPIFGTFAFDMFGKTGFFYSLAVLFVLFLLARRIVHSPFGLSLRAIKNNPLRAAAIGIPVNRRLIAVYTLAAFYAGIAGALFTQTTAIASLDVFAFERSADLMLVLVIGGTGYLYGGLIGAVVFRMLQEWFSTITPQYWQFWIGLVLVVIVLVGRQRLHRWVLFVPNLIIKQIAGRKAVVAVPESDA